DNA from Candidatus Hydrogenedentota bacterium:
CTCTTCCCCGCGCCCGCCGGGCCGTCAATGGCCACAATCTGGGTCGCCCCGCTCATTCCCCGGTCTCCGCGCCAAGCATCCGGGCCACGTTTTCCCTGTCCGGCTCCAGAATGACGCCCCGCTCGGTGATGATGCCCGTGATGAGCTCCGCCGGGGTCACGTCAAAGGCCGGGTTGTACACGCTGATTCCCTCCGGGGCGGTCTGCACGCCGAATCCGTGGGTGATTTCGCCGGGGTCGCGCTGCTCTATCGGGATGCTCTCGCCCGACTCGAGGGACAAGTCAAAGGTTGAGGACGGCGCGGCCACGTAGAAGGGGATGTCGTGCGCGCGCGCCAGGACCGCCACGCCGTAGGTGCCGATCTTGTTCGCCGCGTCGCCGTCGGCCGCGATGCGGTCCGCGCCGACGATGACCAGGTCCACGCGCCGCTCGCGCATCACCTGCGCGGCCATGCCGTCGCAGATGAGCGTGATGTCAATTCCGGCCTGCTGAAGCTCCCACGCCGTGAGCCGGGCGCCCTGGAGCAGGGGCCGGGTCTCGTCCGCGAAAACCCGGAAGCGCCGCCCCTCCGCATGGGCGGTGAACATCGGCGCAAGCGCCGTGCCGTAGCCAGAGGTGGCCAGCCCGCCCGCGTTGCAGTGGGTGAGCACGCCCGCACCCTCCGCAATCAACGGGGCTCCGTGCCGGCCGATGGCCCGGCACATGGCGTCGTCCTCCGCGTGTATCGCCAGCGCCTCCGTCTCCAGCCGCGCGAACAGCGCGTCCGGAGGCGTGTTTTCCGGCAGTGCCTCCATCACCCCGCGCATGCGGTCCAGCGCCCAGAAAAGGTTCACCGCCGTGGGCCGCGACGTGGCAAGATAGTCCGCCACCTCCGCCACCGCCATGCGCCCCGCGCGGGGTGATGCCGGGTTCCGCTCGGCCAGGCCCACGAGCACGCCGTAGGCCGCGCACACGCCAATGGCGGGCGCGCCGCGCACCCGCAGCCGCCGGACGGCCTCCCAGACGGCCTCGGCGCGGGACAGTTCAATCTCGCGGCACTCGCGCGGAAGCAATGTCTGGTCGAGGATGAAAAGTTTTCCGTCCCGCCATGAAACCGGCTGTGTGGCCATGTGTGTCTACTCCTGAAATGCGAATACGCGCCCTGCGGTGGATATGGTACCATTTTGGCGCGGAGAACAGGAACATGCGAAAAACATGCCTGATTGCGCTGATTGCGCCCGTCATTTTGCCCCTGTGCGCCTGCACCAGCACCGGCGCCGCACGGCGGGACCGCCCGTTCACCCGGGAATGGGCCGAGCAGGTGCGGACCGAAACCCGCGTCCGCGAGCAGGGGCTTGACCCCGCGCACAGAAACACCACCCTCCGCGAGGGGGTGAATGTCCAGAGCGATGAAAAGGGCCGGCCCGGTGTGACTGTGGGGGGGAAACAGGGTGTGGGCCTCGATTTGGGCGGCGCCAGGCGGGGTGGGCTGCGCTTTCGCCGGGACTGGGATTTTGTCAAACCGGAACGAAGCCGGTAAGATTGCGGGAATTGACGCGGTCCTTTGCGGCGCGCTTTTCTCTTTCAACGTGGCAGGAACAGGGAGGGTTTTCCAATGACGGGCAACAGCCGGACAAGACAGGACCGAAAAACAGCGGTCCCCGCCATGACGGGACGGCGGGCGCTTGCCTCGGTGGTGTTTGCGGCGTGCCTGGCGGTTTGCCCATGGGTCCAGGGTGAGTCTGCGGCCGGTTTTGACCAATACGGCGGCCTTGCGGGCCTCCAGTTCGGTCCGGGAAAATGTTTCCGGACCCATCACGACGGGGAAAGATGGTGGCTGGTGACGCCGGACGGGGGCGCCTTCCTTTCGCTGGGGGTCTGCAATGTCAATCCCGTGGGCGACACGGACCGCGTCACGGGGCACCAGCTCTACCGGGAAAATGTCCTCGAAATTCACGGGACCGTCGCGAACTGGACCGCCGTCACCCGCAACCGGCTCAAAGAATGGGGGGTGAACACGCTGGGGGCATGGTCAAGCGGCGAACTGCGCGGCGCCGTGCCCTACACGGTCGAGCTTTCCCTGGGCGCGGGGCTGTGGGGCGGCGGAAAGGTGCCCGACTTTTTCAGTCCGGAGGCGGAGGCGCATCTGCGAAGCCGCGCGGCGGCGGCGGCGGGATACGCCGACGACCCCTGGCTGCTCGGCTATTATCTGGACAACGAGCTGCCCTGGTCCTATGACTGGCGTTTCATGCCGGACCTCTTTCCGGGATATGTCGCGATGCCCCCGGAGGCCCCGGGCAAGCAAAAACTGGTCGCGTTTTTGCGGGAACGCCACGGCACTGTGGAGCGGCTCGCCGCCGTGTGGGCGCCGGCCTTTGCCAACTGGGAGGAGATGGCGGAGGCGCGTTTTCTGGCGCCCCGTGACCGCCGCGCGGCGCGCGGGGACATGGAGGCGTTCATGCTGCTGGTTGCCCGGCAGTATTTCAAAACCACCACCGGGGCGGTCCGGGCCGCGGACCCAAACCATTTGATCCTGGGGTGCAGGTTTGTGTGGGCGCTCGCGCCCCGGCCCGTGGTCCAGGCCTGCGGCGAGTACTGCGACGTGGTGTCGCTCAACTATTATGAGGTTGCCGGAGTCGGAAACGCCCTGCTCCTCCTTTCGGCGGGCGACGCGTTTCGGGTGCCCACGGAACTGGATTTCAGGGCGTTCCACGAAATCACCAAGAAGCCCCTGATGGTCACGGAGTTCGGTTTTCGCGGCATGGACAGCGGCATGCCCAACACCTTCCCGCCGGGCTGGCTGCTCCAGCCGACCGTGCCCACCCAGCGGGACCGCGCGGACAAGTTCGAGCACTGCGCCGTGACCTGGATGTCCCAGCCGTACTTCCTGGGATACCATTGGTTCGAATTCGTGGACGAGCCCAAAGGGGGGCGCTTCGACGGCGAGAACGGAAACTACGGGGTCGTCAATGAAAAGGACGAGCCCTACACCGAACTGGTTGAACGGTTCAAGGCCGTCAACAGCCGTGTGTGGGAACTCCATGCCGCCTCGGGCAGATAACGGTTTTCGGTACAGGCACCGGTTGCGCAGACCGGGATGACGGACACACCACCGGCCAAAAGCGCAACCGTTGCCAGTCCCCTTGGCGCGTCGTGAAAATGTGAGGGGACTGCCAACGGCGCGGTCCATGGCCACAACACGGAGAATTTGCCCTCTTCCGTGCCGGTGGCTGTACCCGAAATTATTTGATTACGACCAACGGTTGCCTTTTTCCATCCCGTCCACTCCCTCCACAACCGGTCCCATACTGCCCCGGCATCCGCCGTTCGGGTATGATTCCGCAATACACTGTTCTCTTTCCGGAGTGACCGCATGTTTTCTTTTCTGGACACCTCCCGCATCAAGTCTCTTGCCGGCCCCAAGGGGTACCGCTGGGCCTTGCTGGTTGCGGTGCTCGTCATGCTGCCCGCCCTCGGGCTGGGCTTCTTCGGGGATGACTATTTTTTCCTGTCTTCCCTCTCCGACAAGCCCCTGCTTGACCCGCCCCTGGAAATCTTCCATTTCGCCTCGGGCGACCCGGAAATCATGCTGGCGCACATGCGTTATGGGCCGTTCCCGTGGTTTGCGGCGCTGGAGGCGAAGGTGCGCTTCTTCCGGCCACTCTCCGTCGCCCTGATGCGGGCGGACCATGCGGTTTTCGGCCCTTTCTCCCCGGCCTACCAGGCCCACTCAATCTTGTGGCACCTGCTGCTGGCCTTCGCGGCGATGCTTGTGCTGCGCCGCTCCCTGCCCGCCGCGCTCGGCGTGCTGGCACTGTTTCTGTTCATTCTGGACGACAGCCATTTCCTCCCCGCCGCGTGGTGGTCCAACCGCAACGCCGTCATCGCCTGCTCGCTGGGCTTCCTCGGGCTGGCGGCCCATCTGCGCTGGCGCATGGAGGGCTGGCGGCCCGGCCTTCCCCTCTCGCTGCTGGGCTTCGCCGGGGGACTCCTCGGCTCCGAGGCCGCCCTGGGGACCATGGCCTATGTGCTGGCCTATGAAATCCTCGGCGCGGAGGACGCGCCCCGGAAACGGCTGCTGGGCGTGCTGCCCGCCGCGCTGCTGGCTGTGGGATACCTGGCCTTCTACCGGATGACGGGCCACGGCGCGGCCCACTCCGAGATATACCTCGACCCCGCCTCGGACCCCCTCGGCTATCTCGCCGCCGCCCCGGCGCGGTTTTTCCAGTTGGCGGGGGCGCAGTTCTTCTCCGTGCCAGCCGAGGCGGGCCTGGTCCATCCCTGGCTGGCCATGGCGGCCACGACGCTGGGCGTCCTCTCCCTGTCGGCGGTGCTGGGGCTGCTGGCGTGGTTTTGGCCCGCCATGGACCCGCACGAGCGGCGCGTCCTGCGCTGGATGGGCGCGGGCGCCGTACTGGCGGTGCTGCCCTCCCTGGCCGCCATCGTCACCGTGCGCCTCCTGCTCTCCGCATCCCTCGGCGGCGCCGTGGTGCTCGCCGTGCTCCTGCGGCACGCCTGGCGAGCGGCGCTTGAAAACCGGTCACGGCTGGCGCGCGCCGTGGTGGTGTGGATTGTCGGACTGCACCTTGCGCTGGCCGCCATCTCCTGGCCCGCGCAGACCATCGGCATGCGCCTCCTGGGCAGGGGCATGAACCGGGCGATTCTGGGCAACACCCTCGAGGATGTGGACATCACCAAAAAACAGGTCGTGCTGGTGAACGCCTCCGATCCCTACGCTGGCATGTACGGGCCCATCGTGCGCCAGTGCTTTGGTCTGCCTCGTCCCCGTTCCTGGTGGACCCTGTCCTTCGCCTCACACGACCACCGCCTCACCCGCACCGGTCCCAACACCATGGAACTGGAGGTGCTGGGCGGGCAGATGCTCGAGGGCGTCTTCGAGCGGCTGCTCTGCAACCCGGAAAAGCCCCTCCGTCCCGGCGACACCCGCGACCTCCGCGGACTGGTCATCACCGTCCTGTCCATCGGCGACAGGGGCCCCGACCGCATCCGCCTGGACTTCGCCGAGGCCCCGGACAGCGGGCGCTACCTCTTCCTCACCCGGCGCGGCGGCGCGTTCGAGCGTGTCACCCCGCCCGCCCTGGGAGAAGCCGTCCTGCTGCCGTTCATCCTCTTCTGAGCCGGCTGCCCGTCTACACAAGCGCCTTCAGATGGGCGATGCTCCTGGCCGCCTGCTCGACGGTGCCGCACTCGACGGAGAACACGATGTCGCGGGGCGCGGTCTTGCAGATTTCAATCGTCCGTTTCCAGTCAATCACGCCGTCGCCGCAGGCGCAGCCCACGGGCGTGCCCGTGACCTTGCCCCGCTCGGACTCGGACTGGGTGACGGAGATGTCCTTGGCGTGCAGGTGGACCAGGCGGCCCTTCACCC
Protein-coding regions in this window:
- the mtnA gene encoding S-methyl-5-thioribose-1-phosphate isomerase, which produces MATQPVSWRDGKLFILDQTLLPRECREIELSRAEAVWEAVRRLRVRGAPAIGVCAAYGVLVGLAERNPASPRAGRMAVAEVADYLATSRPTAVNLFWALDRMRGVMEALPENTPPDALFARLETEALAIHAEDDAMCRAIGRHGAPLIAEGAGVLTHCNAGGLATSGYGTALAPMFTAHAEGRRFRVFADETRPLLQGARLTAWELQQAGIDITLICDGMAAQVMRERRVDLVIVGADRIAADGDAANKIGTYGVAVLARAHDIPFYVAAPSSTFDLSLESGESIPIEQRDPGEITHGFGVQTAPEGISVYNPAFDVTPAELITGIITERGVILEPDRENVARMLGAETGE